TGGACCCGAGAAATGCCGCGGGTTTGAGCCATTCGAATCCCATCATGGTGTGATCTCCTTGAAACGTGTGGTCAGTGACAGTGGCGGGTAGACGGTGGACAAGCGCAGACGCTGCACTACTTGTGGCTGCCGCCGGACGAATATCCGCCGTACGAGCCCCCCGAGCTGCGGTAGCTGGAGGACGAGGAACAGTTTTCGACCCGGGGATCGCAGCTGGAGCAGCGGCTCAGCAGGATGAGCAGGATCAGGATCACCACCGCGATGATGATGATGGTGCCGCAACCCAGGCCGGATTTGGCCACGAATGGACCGGGGTCGTCGCGCTTCAGGACATCTTTCTTGTCGTCCAGCTTGAACGCCTTGGCCACCGTATCGCTGGAGAGCTTGTCGCCCGCAGACCAGGTGATCTCGTTCGGGCTCTGCTCCATCGACAGCAGGCCTTTGCTGCTGGCAAAGTCGCGGTTGGTGGTTTTCTGCCCGCGCGTGACCTGCCAGTAGAACTCGCCCAGCACATAGGTGGTCTCGGCCTCATAGGTGTACTTGAGGTCGTACTTGGTGCCCATGTACGTGGCGGAGCGGCCCGTGGCCGCCATCTGCGGCGCACCGGTGGTGGGGCGCACCATGCTCCAGCCTTCTTCGGAATCGACCAGGAACGCAAAACCGCGCTTCTGGTTGTAGAGCAGGTATTCGCTCCAGCCAAAGTGCTCGTCGTCGCCGGGCTCCACGCCCATGCGGTGCTGAAAGCCCACCACCTGCCAGTGCACGCCCTGCAGCTGCCCCTTGCTGCCCAGCGGGATGAGGGGCTGCACGGGTTCGTCCTGCTCGGCCGAGCGCAGTTCGCCGCCCACGCCGCTATCGAGGCTGATGATGCTGGCGCACGACCCGCAGGTGATGCTTTTGGAGGTGGACAGCTGTACCTGCACCGGTGCACCGCAGTGCGGGCAGTTGAACTGGCGGCCTTTTTCGTCCTTGGCCGATTCGTCCTTGAGACCTTGCAACTGCAGGTCTTCGAGCAGCACGGCCTTGCCGCGCTCTACATTGGGTGGGGTGTGGCCGTAGTCGATGCTGACCACTTCGCCGTCGGCGCTGCGCAACTCGACCATGCCAAAGGGCTGGCCCAGCGGCGGCAGCTTGGGCAGCTCGCCCTGGGCCGAGATCAGCTGCGCCTGGCCGGTGTAGGCCACGCTGTAGGGCTTGCCGTTGATGGCCGTGGTGGTGCCGATGCGAAAGCGCTCGGGCGCAGGCATCTCGCGGCCGGGGTCGATGGGCCGGGTGAAGACGTAGGCACCGTTGTCCTCGCCCAGCGTGGCGAGCGTTCCGTCATTCAGAAAGGCCGCCCATTCCGTCCACACGCCCGCATCGCCCTTGTACTGCAGGCGGCCGATGAGGGTGAAGGGAACGTCCTTGCCATCGAGCTGGATGCGCCCGCTGGCCATGAGCTGCAGCGGGCTGTGGTCGTCAAACAGCTCGGCCATCTTGCCCAGGCGCGTGAGCACGTCGCCACTGCGCACCACGGTGCTCTGGCAGTAGCCGCAGACGGCATGGGTGGACTGCGCGCTCTTGAACTCCACCGGCGCGCCACAGCCGGGGCAGGGCGCGCGGTAATAGCGCTGGGTGGGGTCGGTGGCCATCGTGTGGAGTGTTCTGCCCGCGCCGCACTAAGCGGTTTTGAAGCCTTTTTGGCCTTTAGCGCCTATCCCTCCAGCGCAAGCAGCTATTTTTATGATAGCAATCGAGCCAATCGGTCAGACGAGCTTCTTGAGCAGTTCGGCCTTCTTGGCGTCGAACTCTTCCTGCGTGAGGATGCCCTTGGACTTGAGCTCGCCCAGCTTCTCCAGCGTGGCCATCACGTCTTCGGGCTTGACACCCACCGCAGCGGCCGCTGCTGCAGGCGCTGCCTGGGCTGCTGCACCGCCACCTTGCAGGCCCTGTTGCAGGTTCTGCGCGAGCACCTGCCCCAGCGCCACACCGGCGCCCAGGCCCATCGCGTCACCCGCCACACCACCGCCGTTGCTGGCGCCCTCGGCAAACTTGGGGATGGCCTGCGCCGTCTGGTACTGCATGAATTTGGCCATGTCGTTGCCGACCATGCCCATGCCGATCTTCTGGTCGAGGATCTTCTGCAGCTCTTCGGGCAGCGAGACGTTCTGCACCGTGAGGGATTCGATCAGGATACCCAGCTTGGCAAAGATGGGCGCGAGTTCCTTGGTCAGCGCGTCGGCAAACATGACCTGGTTGGCCGCCAGATCCAGGAACGGCAGGCCGCTGCCCGCGATGGCGTTGCTGATGTTCTGCAGCACCAGGCCACGCAACTGGCCTTCGAGGTCGGCCACTGGGTAGGACTCGCGCGTGCCCGAGATTTCGGTGTGGAACAGCTTGGGGTCGGCGATACGGAAGGCGTAGTTGCCGAAAGCGCGCAGACGCACGGCGCCAAAGTCCTTGTCGCGGATCGTGATGGGCTGGGGCGTGCCCCACTTCTGGTCGATCTGCTGGCGTGTGCTGAAGAAGTACACATCGCTCTTGAAGGGGGACTCAAAGAGCTTGTCCCAGTTCTTGAGGTACGTGAGCACCGGCAGCGTCTGCGTGGTGAGCTTGTAGGTGCCGGGGCCGAACACGTCGGCCACCTGGCCTTCGTTCACGAAGATGGCCATCTGCGACTCGCGCACCACCAGCGTGCCGCCGTTCTGGATTTCCATGTCGCGCATGGGGAAGCGCCAGGCCAGCGTGCCGTCCCCCTCTTCGGTCCACTGAATGATGTCAATGAACTGTTTCTTGATGAAGTCCATGAGGGCCATGTGTGCTCCCAAAGCAAAAGAGGGGGTTGAAAAGAGCGGCCATCATAGCAACGGGGGCTTTGGTCGCAGCGGCTTTTTTCAGGCCTCGAACGTGAACTAGTTCACGCGCAGAACCAGTCTGTTTGGGATAGGCGCTGCGGCGCTTCGCACAGCGCCATGGGATAGCGGCTATCTGCACTTTAGTGATGATCAATTGGCTTTTGATATTGCGAATCACTACCATTCAACCATCCCTGCTGCACTGCCGCAGTCTCTGTTGAACCGAAGAAGTAGGAGTCCGCCATGTCCCTCATCCGCCGCGTTGCCCGCCAGAACCAAACCATGCTGATGAAAACGGGCAGCTACTACCTGATCCACATCTGCGTGGCCGCCCTGGTGGCCTATGCCGTCACCGGCAACCTGTGGGCCTCGCTCACTCTGAGCCTGCTGGAGCCCACGGTGCAGGC
Above is a window of Acidovorax sp. KKS102 DNA encoding:
- a CDS encoding DUF2061 domain-containing protein, with product MSLIRRVARQNQTMLMKTGSYYLIHICVAALVAYAVTGNLWASLTLSLLEPTVQAVAFFFHEKAWDRAGRRAARQSATASPSGSPAIQGV
- a CDS encoding DUF4178 domain-containing protein gives rise to the protein MATDPTQRYYRAPCPGCGAPVEFKSAQSTHAVCGYCQSTVVRSGDVLTRLGKMAELFDDHSPLQLMASGRIQLDGKDVPFTLIGRLQYKGDAGVWTEWAAFLNDGTLATLGEDNGAYVFTRPIDPGREMPAPERFRIGTTTAINGKPYSVAYTGQAQLISAQGELPKLPPLGQPFGMVELRSADGEVVSIDYGHTPPNVERGKAVLLEDLQLQGLKDESAKDEKGRQFNCPHCGAPVQVQLSTSKSITCGSCASIISLDSGVGGELRSAEQDEPVQPLIPLGSKGQLQGVHWQVVGFQHRMGVEPGDDEHFGWSEYLLYNQKRGFAFLVDSEEGWSMVRPTTGAPQMAATGRSATYMGTKYDLKYTYEAETTYVLGEFYWQVTRGQKTTNRDFASSKGLLSMEQSPNEITWSAGDKLSSDTVAKAFKLDDKKDVLKRDDPGPFVAKSGLGCGTIIIIAVVILILLILLSRCSSCDPRVENCSSSSSYRSSGGSYGGYSSGGSHK
- a CDS encoding SPFH domain-containing protein, translating into MALMDFIKKQFIDIIQWTEEGDGTLAWRFPMRDMEIQNGGTLVVRESQMAIFVNEGQVADVFGPGTYKLTTQTLPVLTYLKNWDKLFESPFKSDVYFFSTRQQIDQKWGTPQPITIRDKDFGAVRLRAFGNYAFRIADPKLFHTEISGTRESYPVADLEGQLRGLVLQNISNAIAGSGLPFLDLAANQVMFADALTKELAPIFAKLGILIESLTVQNVSLPEELQKILDQKIGMGMVGNDMAKFMQYQTAQAIPKFAEGASNGGGVAGDAMGLGAGVALGQVLAQNLQQGLQGGGAAAQAAPAAAAAAVGVKPEDVMATLEKLGELKSKGILTQEEFDAKKAELLKKLV